In Abyssisolibacter fermentans, a genomic segment contains:
- a CDS encoding Imm8 family immunity protein, with the protein MRPELKRIVLKGSMPESIDDFVIAADADIGEEGFEGTDYFHFRMVTPKRLKKWLEEDKIVNGRATFIVNESTMEENLKVAENEIKKILQHCENTSWEKVANEINLYLKWEYSSL; encoded by the coding sequence ATGAGACCTGAACTTAAAAGAATAGTTCTAAAAGGAAGTATGCCCGAGAGTATTGATGATTTTGTCATTGCTGCAGATGCTGATATTGGCGAAGAAGGGTTCGAAGGTACTGACTACTTTCATTTTAGAATGGTTACTCCAAAAAGATTAAAGAAATGGCTAGAAGAAGACAAAATAGTAAATGGTAGAGCTACATTTATTGTAAATGAATCTACAATGGAAGAAAATCTCAAAGTTGCTGAAAATGAAATAAAAAAAATACTGCAACACTGTGAGAATACTTCGTGGGAGAAAGTAGCTAATGAAATAAATCTGTACCTTAAATGGGAGTATAGTAGTTTATAA
- a CDS encoding IS3 family transposase produces the protein MQQLHHYPSPQAFSHYKCETIHLMKDKIKDLNDVIQITEEYMEYYINYRPQKNLEGVTPYIYKQKCII, from the coding sequence ATTCAACAGTTACATCATTACCCATCCCCTCAGGCTTTTAGTCACTATAAATGTGAAACAATTCATTTAATGAAAGATAAAATAAAAGATTTAAATGATGTAATTCAAATAACTGAGGAATATATGGAGTACTATATAAATTATAGACCTCAAAAAAACTTAGAGGGAGTGACCCCTTATATCTATAAACAAAAATGTATTATTTAA